A window of the Garra rufa chromosome 10, GarRuf1.0, whole genome shotgun sequence genome harbors these coding sequences:
- the LOC141344406 gene encoding NACHT, LRR and PYD domains-containing protein 1 homolog, whose translation MAIADELKIKDVIHDEKYAAIRKEQTNQGKMRKLFKSLLFGEDRVKSAFYYALRNHEPSLFKELGGFNSEYKPPDPDFKEATRHKGWSDMIFKYKASVTEKCKIVIEFNLPSDERVELADCYTEPVIIQKSKEQNEICYHAHTFKLKPSSLPLSNDKNHSIRIDQLFSPDIDGNKPKTVILRGDSGRGKSFMLQKIMLDWASGELYSENFDVVFLLKLDEVQFLHQEMSLNDLLRLSCCLTSDQVSQILHLTPDKVLFLIDGIDEFSFGAYFQISSPTNQFQKVQPMKTLRSLLNGQILPESFLLVTTRLDADALMNLLKGPQRLTEIMGFSDRGVQEYFQKFFQDEQVFRKTFVKTNESLLAACSVPLLCWMVCFCLKKHFTDDDHVMRELKTTTSIYVHFVSTLLEHHDQSQSVLTMLRRLGQLAEEGMKKQQVFFDEKSVAKTGLDPAISVFLHKGSLKIKDKQVSMFRFMHFSFQEFFTALYYVLLDKEMPWCEISELDLMEWKYKIRRPSSKRSNPITSVRMFLCGLLNEEVSSSLFEKIKWTVLHIAELKKNLHRHAIRMTAHDGYELLFTLYCLYELQDETFIREALETHIFMHLNISLKSTDCWVLRYCLQCCSHIRDLHLMYCDLTAEKLKILQPALCMCESVRLSVEHLSEVGDLVQSFGESKVLTELIIQEDENIAKSSRRSLYLSFFHEDVTLSLHFFGKNPSFPAVLNIKLACTKSEISRTDWTLFLQRISKAENLADGSLALDEHVSLLLSSFHSVGMKTLDLELVSLNESWASGIISLVQTCTSLRSLKVTVTGLLMEEGLMLLKKSLTDPHCTVIIEGWKCNKPTDKCERNWGHSCNETVMFYFKPKDLEKLKELNISEPSGLNLQALLVCQCCVHIGDSDQWVEVEPSVCTDEGGSEFRISTPAGRFECSRTRMRWVCAGDVTLQYRAVDGRFLRAELETLQCERIGPVIDVTVISGKLEEAHLPHYACLAVSDPSLKNDVRLLSKSDEGISLQSVELNRYHAKIVQPSFSIITLIISWFIKWEEHCDLLLFMRCENPLFLHIYFFPVNDTFSKEKVEQNERSSLLIKHPRPDRPFRLQTPHLLEVPDASVQPKEGISFRTDIDPNFFMVRKQQHGDVQMNLIREVDRTSVWNATIWKEQFGHLNPRFGERSHEEEEQRPSKETQFVDGNYAALIQKVASVKAIADELKNNGMVHDEILSEIRAEQTNQDKMRKLCDVLNSREAKNAFYYALKKHEPSLFRDLGGDN comes from the exons ATGGCAATAGCAGATGAACTAAAAATTAAGGACGTGATACATGATGAAAAATATGCAGCGATCAGAAAAGAACAAACCAACCAGGGCAAAATGAGAAAGCTCTTTAAATCACTACTTTTTGGAGAAGACAGAGTGAAAAGTGCCTTTTATTATGCTCTGAGAAATCATGAACCATCCCTCTTCAAAGAGCTGG GTGGTTTTAACTCGGAATACAAGCCTCCCGATCCTGATTTCAAAGAAGCAACCAGACATAAAG GATGGAGTGACATGATTTTTAAGTATAAAGCATCAGTCACTGAAAAATGTAAGATTGTGATCGAATTTAATCTTCCATCTGATGAACGTGTGGAACTGGCTGACTGTTATACTGAACCAGTGATCATTCAGAAGAGTAAAGAGCAGAATGAGATATGCTATCATGCACACACTTTTAAACTAAAGCCATCATCTCTACCGTTATCAAATGACAAGAATCACAGCATCAGAATAGACCAGCTGTTCAGTCCTGACATTGATGGAAACAAACCAAAAACTGTGATTCTTAGGGGAGATTCTGGGAGAGGGAAATCCTTCATGTTACAGAAGATCATGTTGGACTGGGCATCTGGAGAACTTTACTCTGAAAACTTTGATGTAGTTTTTCTATTGAAGTTGGATGAGGTGCAGTTTCTTCATCAGGAGATGAGCTTGAATGACCTCTTGAGGTTGAGTTGCTGTTTAACATCAGATCAGGTCTCACAGATACTACATTTAACACCAGACAAAGTCCTCTTCCTTATTGATGGAATTGATGAGTTCTCATTTGGTGCATACTTTCAAATATCATCACCCACTAATCAATTCCAGAAAGTCCAACCAATGAAGACACTTAGGAGTCTGCTGAATGGACAGATTCTGCCTGAGTCTTTTCTGCTGGTTACCACCAGATTAGATGCTGATGCACTGATGAATCTTCTCAAGGGTCCTCAGCGTTTGACTGAGATTATGGGCTTCTCTGACAGAGGGGTGCAGGAGTACTTCCAGAAGTTCTTTCAGGATGAACAAGtcttcagaaaaacatttgtgaAGACAAATGAAAGCCTCCTAGCTGCCTGTTCTGTGCCTTTACTGTGTTGGATGGTCTGTTTTTGTCTGAAGAAACACTTTACAGATGATGATCATGTGATGAGAGAACTAAAGACAACCACCTCCATATATGTGCACTTTGTATCCACTCTACTGGAGCATCATGACCAGAGTCAGTCTGTCCTCACCATGCTGAGGAGACTGGGTCAGCTGGCAGAGGAAGGGATGAAGAAGCAGCAGGTCTTTTTTGATGAAAAGAGTGTAGCCAAGACTGGCTTAGATCCTGCTATTAGTGTGTTCTTGCATAAAGgtagtttaaaaataaaagacaaacaGGTGTCAATGTTTAGGTTTATGCATTTCAGCTTTCAGGAGTTCTTCACTGCTCTTTATTATGTTTTACTGGATAAAGAAATGCCCTGGTGTGAAATCAGTGAGCTTGACTTGATGGAATGGAAATATAAAATCCGCAGGCCATCATCAAAAAGATCAAATCCCATCACTTCAGTcaggatgtttctctgtggtctCTTAAATGAGGAGGTGAGCAGCTCACTCTTTGAAAAGATCAAGTGGACTGTTCTTCACATCGCAGAactgaaaaaaaatctgcataGACATGCTATTAGAATGACAGCACATGATGGATATGAACTGTTATTTACTCTCTACTGTCTTTATGAGCTCCAAGATGAAACATTTATCAGGGAAGCTCTGGAAACACACATCTTCATGCATCTCAACATTTCCCTGAAGAGCACAGACTGTTGGGTGCTGCGGTACTGTCTTCAGTGCTGTTCACACATCAGAGACCTGCACCTCATGTACTGTGATTTAACAGCTGAGAAACTCAAGATTCTTCAGCCAGCACTCTGTATGTGTGAGAGTGTGAG GTTGTCAGTGGAGCACCTGTCAGAAGTTGGAGATTTGGTCCAGAGTTTTGGTGAATCAAAAGTCTTGACAGAGCTGAT CATTCAAGAGGATGAAAACATTGCTAAGAGCTCCAGACGGTCACTATACCTGTCATTCTTTCATGAAGATGTCAC TTTGTCTTTACACTTCTTCGGGAAGAATCCTTCATTTCCAGCAGTCTTAAACATCAAACTTGCATGTACAAAATCAGAGATATCCAGAACTGACTGGACACTCTTCTTACAGAGAATCAGCAAGGCCGAAAACTTAGCAGACgg CTCTTTAGCTCTTGATGAGCATGTCAGTTTGCTGCTGTCTTCATTTCACTCTGTGGGTATGAAGACATTGGATCTAGAGCTGGTCAGTCTGAATGAGAGCTGGGCTTCAGGGATCATTTCCCTCGTCCAGACTTGCACCAGTCTACGGTCACTCAA AGTCACTGTCACTGGATTGCTTATGGAGGAGGGACTCATGTTACTGAAGAAATCACTGACGGATCCACACTGCACTGTGATCATTGAAGG GTGGAAGTGCAATAAACCTACTGACAAGTGCGAACGGAACTGGGGACACAGCTGTAATGAAACAGTGATGTTTTACTTTAAACCAAAGGATTTGGAAAAACTGAAAGa GCTGAACATCTCTGAACCGTCTGGACTGAATCTTCAGGCACTCTTAGTGTGTCAGTGTTGTGTTCACATTGGTGATTCTGATCAGTGGGTTGAGGTGGAGCCGTCAGTCTGCACAGATGAAGGAGGCTCAGAGTTCAGGATCAGCACTCCGGCGGGACGATTCGAGTGCAGCAGGACCAGAATGCGATGGGTCTGTGCTGGTGACGTCACTCTCCAGTACCGTGCAGTGGATGGACGTTTCCTCAGAGCAGAGCTGGAGACGCTTCAGTGTGAGCGTATTGGTCCTGTGATTGATGTGACAGTCATCTCAGGAAAACTGGAGGAGGCCCATCTGCCTCATTACGCCTGTTTAGCAGTGTCAGACCCCTCTCTCAAAAATGATGTGAGACTCCTCAGCAAAAGCGATGAAGGAATATCTTTACAATCTGTAGAGTTGAACCGTTATCATGCCAAAATAGTCCAACCATCCTTTTCTATTATAACTCTAATTATAAGCTGGTTCATAAAGTGGGAAGAACACTGTGATCTTCTTCTCTTCATGCGGTGTGAAAATCCTCTCTTTCTTCACATCTACTTTTTTCCAGTGAATGATACTTTTTCAAAAGAAAAAGTTGAGCAGAATGAAAGATCAAGCCTTTTGATCAAACATCCCAGACCTGACAGACCATTTCGGTTGCAAACACCTCACCTTCTTGAGGTTCCTGATGCATCTGTCCAACCCAAAGAGGGGATTTCATTTAGAACAGATATTGACCCAAACTTCTTCATGGTCAGGAAACAACAGCATGGTGATGTACAAATGAATCTTATCAGAGAGGTAGACAGGACGTCTGTGTGGAACGCCACAATATGGAAAGAACAATTTGGCCATTTAAATCCAAG GTTTGGGGAGCGCAGCCATGAAGAAGAGGAGCAGAGGCCATCCAAAG agacCCAATTTGTGGATGGGAACTATGCAGCACTTATTCAGAAGGTTGCCTCCGTAAAGGCAATAGCAGATGAACTCAAAAATAATGGTATGGTACATGATGAAATATTGTCAGAGATCAGAGCAGAACAAACGAACCAGGACAAAATGAGAAAACTCTGTGATGTACTAAATTCTAGAGAAGCAAAAAATGCCTTTTATTATGCTCTGAAAAAACATGAACCATCCCTCTTCAGAGACCTGG GTGGTGACAACTAA